The DNA region GAAGAATACTGGCCTTGAAGAACTGATAGAATTAGGTTCTCAGATCTTTGGGACTGCATATCACGGAAAATGGAAAGGTACTGATGTAGAAATTGAGCAAATTAATGATAGGTGTTTTGCTGTAAAGCCTTAAGAGCAGGACCACTTGGTCTGTATCTCATTATTAttgatttgtttttatttctataaTCCCCTACTTTCTTTGGTAATTAGGAATCTATCTTCAGTTGTTTTTTGTTTATGCATCAAGGTGAGAGATGACTTTTGGAATGGGGAAATCAAGCTGACAGACTTGCACCATCCAAATGTGGTAGCTTTCTATGGTGTTATGCTAGATAGCCCACGAGGCTCTGTGGAAACAATAACAAAGTATATGGTTAATGGTTCTTTGAGAAATGACATGCAGAGAAATGATAGGTTATGTGTTTATGTATTTATCATAAAATCTTTCTCCCTTAAATTAAAGACACGCCAGGGGGACCTGCCATTGCTGCAAGGTCCATTAAAAGTGTGCATCTCTGTTTATCAAGGTCACATGGGTGTGTCATATGCCTTATATGCCATGTTAATGCAAATATACAATTAATTGTTCAAATCTATTTGTTTGGAATGATATCTATCTAATAATGTGtacaaattttttatattttttttaacgtaTAAATTTGGTTGTTAATTATAATGTTTTGTTATTTGGTATTCTTTTTCTACAATTTAAAGTTTTTACTCGATTACCAAATTGAATTTTAACACATTACAAATGTATTTtggttcatttaaaaaaaaaatgtaatttggttttgattaaaatttaatgtgaaatttattattataaaa from Lotus japonicus ecotype B-129 chromosome 2, LjGifu_v1.2 includes:
- the LOC130738183 gene encoding uncharacterized protein LOC130738183; translated protein: MERNLSSVVFCLCIKVRDDFWNGEIKLTDLHHPNVVAFYGVMLDSPRGSVETITKYMVNGSLRNDMQRNDRLCVYVFIIKSFSLKLKTRQGDLPLLQGPLKVCISVYQGHMGVSYALYAMLMQIYN